In Candidatus Cloacimonadota bacterium, one DNA window encodes the following:
- a CDS encoding DUF1292 domain-containing protein, which produces MITKDNKLNTEEHVHDCNCEGGDCNCDGGDCDCGNDADIITLDMEDGSKKDFMVLDILQEEGQNYIALSEVGAMEYDILRFEEQDDNLELSIIEDDDEYNRIAEIFNERFSSMDTDEEMEAE; this is translated from the coding sequence ATGATAACGAAAGATAATAAGCTCAATACAGAAGAACACGTACACGATTGTAACTGTGAAGGTGGGGATTGTAATTGCGACGGAGGAGATTGTGATTGCGGCAACGATGCCGACATCATCACACTGGATATGGAAGACGGCAGCAAGAAGGATTTTATGGTTTTAGATATCCTTCAGGAAGAAGGTCAAAACTACATCGCTCTCTCTGAAGTGGGAGCAATGGAGTACGATATCCTGCGTTTTGAAGAACAGGATGACAATCTGGAACTAAGCATTATCGAAGACGATGATGAGTACAACCGTATTGCCGAAATCTTCAATGAGCGTTTTTCTTCCATGGATACAGACGAAGAAATGGAAGCTGAATAA